From the Euphorbia lathyris chromosome 6, ddEupLath1.1, whole genome shotgun sequence genome, one window contains:
- the LOC136233148 gene encoding DEAD-box ATP-dependent RNA helicase 1 isoform X1, translating to MKEKKTNIPVLQWMRSPVDVRQIEACSLDLIPGLDPRLKVALQKNKDISSLFPVQVAVWQETIGPGGFERDLCINSPTGSGKTLAYALPIVQMLSTRAVKCLRALVVLPSRDLAIQVKEVFAAIAPSVGLSVGLAVGQSSIAAEISELINRPKLEGGICYDLENPLQELETSVDILVATPGRLMDHINNTKGFTLEHLCYLVVDETDRLLREAYQSWLPTVLKMTQSYNGSVQPLPNSFPSFVFGPLRTIRRCGVERGFKGKSYPRLAKMVLSATLTQDPSKLSQLDLHHPLFLSTGQSRYQLPEKLESYIVICESNMKPLYLVSLLQNLEREKCIVFTSSVESTHRLCTLLNFFGDLKVKIKEYSGLQRQSVRSKTLKAFREGKIQVLVCSDAMTRGMDVEGVRNVINYDKPPYIKTHVHRAGRTARAGQTGRCFTLLHKYEVRRFRKMLLKADNDSCPLHSVPSSSVESLHSTFLSALEKLKEKVESEKSRKRKRVSNIQGLKEKRTKEIS from the exons ATGAAGGAGAAGAAGACGAATATACCCGTACTACAATGGATGAGAAGCCCCGTTGATGTTAGACAAATCGAAGCATGTTCTCTTGATCTTATCCCTGGCCTTGATCCCAG GTTGAAGGTGGCTTTGCAAAAGAACAAAGATATTTCATCACTCTTCCCAGTGCAAGTTGCGGTCTGGCAAGAAACCATTGGACCTGGTGGTTTTGAGCGGGATCTTTGCATAAATTCACCAACGGGAAGTGGGAAAACCTTAGCGTATGCTTTGCCAATTGTTCAGATGCTTTCAACTCGAGCTGTGAAATGTTTACGTGCTTTAGTTGTGTTGCCGTCACGTGATTTGGCAATCCAG GTTAAAGAAGTTTTTGCTGCAATTGCACCTTCAGTTGGCTTATCTGTTGGTTTGGCTGTTGGTCAATCTTCAATAGCTGCTGAAATTTCAGAGCTTATTAACAGACCAAAGCTTGAGGGAGGAATTTGTTACGACTTAGAAAATCCTTTGCAAGAGTTAGAGACTTCAGTGGATATATTGGTGGCAACACCTGGAAGGCTTATGGATCATATCAACAACACTAAGGGATTTACACTTGAGCACCTCTGTTATCTT GTTGTTGATGAAACAGATCGCTTACTGAGGGAGGCATACCAATCTTGGCTTCCTACTGTGCTCAAAATGACTCAATCTTATAATGGAAGTGTCCAGCCCCTTCCTAATAGTTTTCCTTCTTTTGTGTTTGGCCCTTTAAGAACCATAAGGAGATG TGGTGTTGAAAGGGGTTTCAAGGGTAAATCTTACCCCAGACTTGCTAAGATGGTTTTGTCTGCtacattaacccaagatccaaGCAAGCTTTCTCAACTTGATCTTCATCACCCTTTGTTCTTGTCAACTGGGCAAAGTCGTTATCAGCTCCCTGAGAAGTTGGAATCATATATTGTG ATTTGCGAGTCTAATATGAAACCTCTATACCTGGTTTCTCTTCTACAAAATTTAGAAAGGGAGAAGTGCATTGTTTTCACATCATCAGTGGAGTCAACTCACCGGCTTTGCACCTTACTGAACTTTTTTGGTGATCTGAAGGTGAAGATCAAGGAATATTCAGGTCTTCAGCGGCAATCTGTAAGAAG CAAGACGTTGAAGGCATTTCGTGAAGGAAAAATACAAGTACTTGTTTGCTCAGATGCAATGACTCGTGGAATGGATGTAGAAGGGGTGAGAAATGTTATTAACTACGATAAGCCTCCATACATAAAGACTCATGTTCATCGGGCTGGTCGGACAGCAAGAGCAGGACAAACTGGGCGTTGTTTCACCTTGTTGCATAAATATGAG GTAAGGCGTTTCAGGAAAATGCTGCTGAAAGCTGATAATGATTCATGTCCACTTCACTCTGTTCCTTCCAGTTCCGTCGAGTCTCTTCATAGCACTTTTCTATCAG CTCTTGAGAAATTGAAAGAGAAAGTTGAATCAGAAAAATCCAGGAAGCGCAAAAGAGTGTCAAATATCCAAGGCCTTAAAGAAAAGAGGACAAAAGAAATCAGCTGA
- the LOC136233148 gene encoding DEAD-box ATP-dependent RNA helicase 1 isoform X2, whose protein sequence is MLDKSKHVLLILSLALIPVLSPRLKVALQKNKDISSLFPVQVAVWQETIGPGGFERDLCINSPTGSGKTLAYALPIVQMLSTRAVKCLRALVVLPSRDLAIQVKEVFAAIAPSVGLSVGLAVGQSSIAAEISELINRPKLEGGICYDLENPLQELETSVDILVATPGRLMDHINNTKGFTLEHLCYLVVDETDRLLREAYQSWLPTVLKMTQSYNGSVQPLPNSFPSFVFGPLRTIRRCGVERGFKGKSYPRLAKMVLSATLTQDPSKLSQLDLHHPLFLSTGQSRYQLPEKLESYIVICESNMKPLYLVSLLQNLEREKCIVFTSSVESTHRLCTLLNFFGDLKVKIKEYSGLQRQSVRSKTLKAFREGKIQVLVCSDAMTRGMDVEGVRNVINYDKPPYIKTHVHRAGRTARAGQTGRCFTLLHKYEVRRFRKMLLKADNDSCPLHSVPSSSVESLHSTFLSALEKLKEKVESEKSRKRKRVSNIQGLKEKRTKEIS, encoded by the exons ATGTTAGACAAATCGAAGCATGTTCTCTTGATCTTATCCCTGGCCTTGATCCCAG TTCTGTCCCCTAGGTTGAAGGTGGCTTTGCAAAAGAACAAAGATATTTCATCACTCTTCCCAGTGCAAGTTGCGGTCTGGCAAGAAACCATTGGACCTGGTGGTTTTGAGCGGGATCTTTGCATAAATTCACCAACGGGAAGTGGGAAAACCTTAGCGTATGCTTTGCCAATTGTTCAGATGCTTTCAACTCGAGCTGTGAAATGTTTACGTGCTTTAGTTGTGTTGCCGTCACGTGATTTGGCAATCCAG GTTAAAGAAGTTTTTGCTGCAATTGCACCTTCAGTTGGCTTATCTGTTGGTTTGGCTGTTGGTCAATCTTCAATAGCTGCTGAAATTTCAGAGCTTATTAACAGACCAAAGCTTGAGGGAGGAATTTGTTACGACTTAGAAAATCCTTTGCAAGAGTTAGAGACTTCAGTGGATATATTGGTGGCAACACCTGGAAGGCTTATGGATCATATCAACAACACTAAGGGATTTACACTTGAGCACCTCTGTTATCTT GTTGTTGATGAAACAGATCGCTTACTGAGGGAGGCATACCAATCTTGGCTTCCTACTGTGCTCAAAATGACTCAATCTTATAATGGAAGTGTCCAGCCCCTTCCTAATAGTTTTCCTTCTTTTGTGTTTGGCCCTTTAAGAACCATAAGGAGATG TGGTGTTGAAAGGGGTTTCAAGGGTAAATCTTACCCCAGACTTGCTAAGATGGTTTTGTCTGCtacattaacccaagatccaaGCAAGCTTTCTCAACTTGATCTTCATCACCCTTTGTTCTTGTCAACTGGGCAAAGTCGTTATCAGCTCCCTGAGAAGTTGGAATCATATATTGTG ATTTGCGAGTCTAATATGAAACCTCTATACCTGGTTTCTCTTCTACAAAATTTAGAAAGGGAGAAGTGCATTGTTTTCACATCATCAGTGGAGTCAACTCACCGGCTTTGCACCTTACTGAACTTTTTTGGTGATCTGAAGGTGAAGATCAAGGAATATTCAGGTCTTCAGCGGCAATCTGTAAGAAG CAAGACGTTGAAGGCATTTCGTGAAGGAAAAATACAAGTACTTGTTTGCTCAGATGCAATGACTCGTGGAATGGATGTAGAAGGGGTGAGAAATGTTATTAACTACGATAAGCCTCCATACATAAAGACTCATGTTCATCGGGCTGGTCGGACAGCAAGAGCAGGACAAACTGGGCGTTGTTTCACCTTGTTGCATAAATATGAG GTAAGGCGTTTCAGGAAAATGCTGCTGAAAGCTGATAATGATTCATGTCCACTTCACTCTGTTCCTTCCAGTTCCGTCGAGTCTCTTCATAGCACTTTTCTATCAG CTCTTGAGAAATTGAAAGAGAAAGTTGAATCAGAAAAATCCAGGAAGCGCAAAAGAGTGTCAAATATCCAAGGCCTTAAAGAAAAGAGGACAAAAGAAATCAGCTGA